The following proteins come from a genomic window of Planctomycetota bacterium:
- a CDS encoding sulfatase-like hydrolase/transferase, with protein sequence MSMRGWRWVILWMLSACCIVHGADKPNIVLILADDLGWTDLHCFGSGYYQTPHIDKLREEGMKFTQAYACQNCAPTRAELMSGQYPPRTGVYTVDSLERGRAKDRKLDVPRNNDTLDPAVVTIAETLHAAGYVTASMGKWHLGEPGKAGPCEQGFDINMAGNHTGSPRGGYFSPYKNPQLPDGPKGEYLTDRLADEAVKFIDDHADKPFFLYLPHYAVHTPIQAREDLIKKYKAIKPVGKQNNPEYAAMIDSVDQSVGRIVDALDAHHLTEHTIVIFLSDNGGVGGYDTIGLGDFHSITDNAPLKGGKGSLYEGGIRVPMIVRWPGVVKPGSQCATAVDVIDFYPTLAAVAGAALPKDQPLDGVDISPLFHGRTIADRTLFWHFPGYLEGGKSGWRTAPVGVIHEGDYKLLEYFEDGHVELYNLSDDLGEKTDLSKRDPKRAAAMRDTLAAWRKAVNAPMPHVKE encoded by the coding sequence ATGTCGATGCGCGGTTGGCGGTGGGTGATTCTTTGGATGTTGTCGGCGTGCTGTATCGTTCATGGCGCGGACAAGCCGAACATCGTGCTGATTCTGGCGGATGATCTGGGCTGGACCGATCTGCATTGTTTCGGCAGCGGGTACTACCAGACGCCGCATATCGACAAGCTGCGCGAAGAGGGCATGAAGTTCACGCAGGCGTATGCGTGTCAGAACTGCGCGCCGACGCGGGCGGAACTCATGAGCGGTCAGTACCCGCCGCGGACGGGCGTGTATACGGTCGATTCGCTGGAGCGCGGCAGGGCGAAGGACCGCAAGCTTGACGTGCCCAGGAACAATGACACGCTCGACCCGGCCGTGGTGACGATCGCCGAGACGCTTCACGCCGCGGGATACGTCACGGCCTCGATGGGCAAGTGGCACCTCGGCGAGCCGGGCAAGGCCGGTCCGTGCGAGCAGGGGTTCGACATCAACATGGCGGGCAATCACACCGGCTCGCCGCGCGGCGGATACTTCTCGCCGTACAAGAACCCGCAGCTCCCCGATGGCCCCAAGGGCGAGTATCTGACGGATCGGCTCGCCGACGAAGCGGTGAAGTTCATCGACGATCATGCGGACAAGCCGTTCTTCTTGTACCTGCCGCACTACGCCGTGCACACGCCGATTCAGGCGCGTGAGGACCTCATCAAAAAGTACAAGGCGATCAAGCCCGTCGGCAAGCAGAACAACCCCGAGTACGCCGCCATGATCGACAGCGTCGACCAATCTGTCGGCCGCATCGTGGACGCACTCGACGCACATCACCTCACTGAGCATACGATCGTCATCTTCCTCTCCGACAACGGCGGCGTCGGCGGATACGACACGATCGGCCTCGGCGATTTTCATTCCATCACCGACAACGCCCCGCTCAAAGGCGGCAAGGGCTCGCTCTACGAAGGCGGCATTCGCGTGCCGATGATCGTGCGCTGGCCCGGCGTCGTGAAACCCGGCTCGCAGTGCGCGACCGCCGTCGATGTGATCGACTTTTATCCGACGCTCGCCGCCGTCGCCGGAGCCGCGCTGCCGAAGGATCAGCCGCTCGACGGCGTGGACATCTCGCCGCTATTTCACGGGCGGACCATCGCCGACCGTACGCTCTTCTGGCACTTCCCCGGGTACCTGGAAGGCGGCAAGTCCGGCTGGCGCACCGCGCCGGTGGGCGTGATCCATGAAGGTGATTACAAGCTGCTCGAATACTTCGAGGACGGACACGTCGAACTCTACAACCTTTCCGACGACCTCGGCGAGAAGACCGACTTGTCCAAACGCGATCCGAAGCGCGCCGCGGCGATGCGCGATACACTGGCGGCATGGCGGAAAGCCGTCAATGCCCCGATGCCCCATGTCAAGGAGTGA
- a CDS encoding sulfatase-like hydrolase/transferase gives MAPAAEHLKPNIIIILADDMGYGDASCYGGKAVKTPHIDQLAAEGLRFTDFHASGCVCSPTRAGLVTGRYQQRTGVDQVVNADDDEPSHDLALQLSEITFAERLRDAGYNTAMFGKWHLGYAPRYNPSLQGFEIFRGYVSGNVDYQNHLDRMGKPDWWENLELTPEKGYSVHLISQHAVKFIETHTEQPFCLYIAQESVHAPYQGPGDPPVRAEGRTKDVYPDHYDKHRAFNEMLAEMDKGVGEIVGAVKRADMADRTFIFFFSDNGGTPMSSNGPLRGFKGSLWEGGHREPAIAWWPGKIKPGVTDELAISIDLMPTLLELGGATMPEGHALDGVSLMPLLMEGKALPARKVFWEYGKQRAMREGKWKLIENAKGIDGVGLYDLSSDIGEKHNAADTETDRVETMRKDLQAWHEEVHAHVTPQDK, from the coding sequence ATGGCGCCGGCGGCGGAGCATCTCAAGCCGAACATCATCATCATTCTCGCCGACGACATGGGCTACGGCGACGCGTCGTGTTACGGCGGGAAAGCCGTCAAAACGCCGCATATTGATCAGCTCGCCGCCGAGGGGCTGCGCTTCACCGACTTCCACGCCAGCGGGTGCGTCTGCTCGCCGACCCGGGCCGGGCTCGTCACCGGCCGCTACCAGCAGCGCACCGGCGTCGACCAGGTCGTCAACGCCGATGACGACGAACCGTCGCACGATCTGGCGCTGCAGCTTTCGGAGATCACCTTCGCCGAGCGCCTTCGCGATGCGGGGTACAACACGGCGATGTTCGGCAAGTGGCACCTTGGTTACGCGCCGCGCTACAACCCCTCCTTGCAGGGCTTTGAAATCTTCCGGGGGTACGTGTCGGGCAACGTCGACTATCAGAATCATCTGGATCGGATGGGCAAGCCCGACTGGTGGGAGAATCTGGAGCTGACGCCGGAGAAGGGGTACAGCGTGCATCTGATTTCGCAGCACGCGGTGAAGTTCATCGAGACGCACACGGAGCAGCCGTTCTGTCTGTACATCGCACAGGAATCGGTGCACGCGCCGTATCAGGGACCGGGCGATCCGCCGGTGCGCGCGGAAGGGCGGACGAAGGATGTGTACCCGGATCACTACGACAAGCATCGCGCGTTCAACGAGATGCTCGCGGAGATGGACAAGGGCGTCGGCGAGATTGTCGGGGCGGTGAAGCGGGCGGACATGGCGGACCGCACGTTCATCTTTTTCTTTTCCGACAACGGGGGCACGCCGATGAGTTCCAACGGCCCGCTGCGGGGATTCAAGGGATCGCTCTGGGAAGGCGGACATCGCGAGCCGGCGATTGCATGGTGGCCCGGCAAGATCAAGCCGGGCGTCACGGACGAGTTGGCGATCAGCATCGACCTGATGCCGACGCTGCTTGAACTCGGCGGGGCGACGATGCCGGAGGGTCATGCGCTGGATGGCGTGAGTCTTATGCCGCTGTTGATGGAAGGCAAGGCGCTGCCGGCGCGGAAGGTGTTCTGGGAATACGGCAAACAGCGGGCGATGCGCGAGGGGAAGTGGAAGCTGATCGAAAATGCAAAGGGCATCGACGGGGTCGGGTTGTACGATCTGTCGAGCGATATCGGTGAGAAGCACAACGCGGCGGACACGGAAACGGACCGCGTCGAGACGATGCGGAAGGATTTACAGGCGTGGCACGAAGAGGTGCACGCGCACGTCACGCCGCAGGACAAGTAA
- a CDS encoding alpha/beta hydrolase fold domain-containing protein, with translation MSRSDVMRWILIMMLFCLVPMQFAAADDHAVVKVWPETAPGEKGDIPAEHEQDRNPKDGVPVIRLADVSEPTLTMYPAPADKATGTMVIVCPGGGYQILAWNLEGTEIAEWLNSIGVSAAILKYRVPRRKDRPMYEAPLQDVQRAIRLMRRDADKYGVDPNRIGILGFSAGGHLTAAASTRFDKNSYDAIDEADKLSCRPDFSVLVYPAYLTVGGDVNKLAPEITVTKDTPPAILIQTEDDGIKVECAIAYYLALKHEKVPVEMHLYPSGGHGYGLRESKHDVHTWPARVGDWMKARGLLEPAKK, from the coding sequence ATGTCAAGGAGTGACGTCATGCGATGGATACTGATCATGATGCTTTTTTGCCTCGTACCGATGCAGTTTGCGGCGGCGGACGATCACGCCGTGGTGAAAGTCTGGCCCGAGACCGCGCCCGGGGAGAAGGGCGACATCCCCGCGGAGCACGAGCAGGATCGCAACCCCAAGGACGGCGTGCCGGTGATCCGACTCGCCGACGTGTCGGAGCCGACGCTGACGATGTATCCCGCGCCGGCTGACAAGGCGACGGGGACGATGGTCATCGTCTGCCCCGGCGGGGGGTATCAGATTCTGGCGTGGAACCTCGAAGGCACGGAGATCGCCGAGTGGCTCAATTCCATTGGCGTTTCCGCTGCGATTTTGAAATACCGCGTGCCGCGCCGCAAGGATCGACCGATGTACGAAGCGCCGCTTCAGGATGTGCAGCGGGCGATCCGCCTCATGCGCCGCGATGCGGACAAGTATGGCGTGGACCCCAATCGCATCGGCATCCTCGGTTTCTCGGCGGGCGGGCATCTGACCGCCGCCGCCTCGACGCGCTTCGACAAGAACAGCTACGACGCCATCGACGAGGCGGACAAGTTGTCGTGCCGGCCTGACTTTTCGGTGCTGGTGTACCCGGCTTATCTGACGGTAGGCGGCGACGTGAACAAGCTCGCGCCGGAGATCACGGTGACGAAGGACACGCCGCCGGCGATCTTGATTCAGACCGAAGACGACGGCATCAAGGTCGAGTGCGCGATCGCGTACTACCTGGCGCTCAAGCATGAGAAGGTGCCGGTGGAGATGCATCTGTATCCGAGCGGGGGGCATGGATACGGATTGCGCGAATCGAAACATGACGTGCACACGTGGCCGGCGCGTGTGGGCGATTGGATGAAAGCTCGCGGATTACTGGAGCCCGCCAAGAAATAA
- a CDS encoding sulfatase-like hydrolase/transferase gives MQRFIAMAILLIAPMARAAQKPNILFIFADDLGYGDLSSYGATDLKSPNIDALIASGMRFDNFYANCCVCSPSRASAMTGWYPERVGVPGLIRTPLEDNWGYLSPEAVLIPTMLKRAGYHTAIVGKWNLGLSPENWPNARGFDLFHGFLDDMMEDYYTHRRFGINYMRLNDKEVDPKGHATDIFTDWAIEDIQARAKSGEPFFLYLAYNAPHFPIQPPDDWLAKVKAREPNITDKRAKIVALIEHLDDRVGKVIAALKEAGVYENTLIVFTSDNGGDLGHGATCGKTRDGKGSMYEGGLRVPGAIIWPGHIQSGSRTDAIALTMDLFPTFCEAAGVAIDHEIDGVSLMPTLRGEKQANLDRPLFWTRREGGNRYMGMTIHAARIGPWKLVKNLPTEPFELYNVADDPMEAHDMSSSAKKELNDLSRRLRSQIQAGGSVPWQKPGGPAERPQRK, from the coding sequence ATGCAACGATTCATCGCGATGGCGATTCTGCTGATCGCGCCGATGGCGCGCGCGGCTCAGAAGCCGAACATTCTTTTCATCTTCGCCGACGATCTGGGCTACGGCGACCTGTCGAGCTACGGGGCGACGGACCTGAAGAGTCCGAACATCGATGCGCTGATCGCATCGGGCATGCGCTTCGACAATTTTTATGCGAACTGCTGCGTGTGTTCGCCGTCGCGTGCGTCGGCGATGACGGGGTGGTATCCGGAGCGCGTGGGCGTGCCGGGGCTGATTCGCACGCCGCTGGAGGACAACTGGGGGTATCTGTCGCCGGAGGCGGTGTTGATTCCGACGATGCTCAAACGCGCGGGTTATCACACGGCGATCGTCGGCAAATGGAACCTGGGGCTTTCCCCGGAGAACTGGCCCAACGCGCGGGGCTTCGATTTGTTTCACGGGTTCCTTGACGACATGATGGAGGACTACTACACGCACCGCCGCTTCGGCATCAACTACATGCGCCTCAACGACAAGGAAGTTGACCCGAAAGGCCACGCCACGGATATTTTCACTGACTGGGCGATCGAAGATATTCAAGCGCGGGCGAAGAGCGGCGAGCCGTTCTTTTTGTATCTGGCGTACAACGCGCCGCATTTTCCGATTCAGCCGCCGGACGATTGGCTTGCGAAAGTGAAAGCGCGCGAGCCGAACATCACGGACAAGCGGGCGAAGATCGTGGCGCTGATCGAGCATCTGGACGATCGCGTGGGCAAGGTTATCGCGGCGCTGAAGGAAGCGGGGGTGTATGAGAACACGCTGATCGTGTTCACCAGCGACAACGGCGGGGATCTCGGGCACGGCGCGACCTGCGGTAAGACGCGCGACGGCAAAGGCAGCATGTACGAAGGCGGCCTGCGCGTGCCGGGGGCGATCATCTGGCCCGGTCATATTCAAAGCGGCTCGCGCACCGATGCGATCGCGCTGACGATGGACCTGTTCCCGACATTCTGCGAAGCGGCGGGCGTGGCGATCGATCATGAGATCGACGGCGTGAGTCTGATGCCGACGCTGCGGGGCGAGAAGCAGGCGAATCTCGATCGGCCGCTGTTCTGGACGCGCCGGGAAGGGGGCAACCGATACATGGGCATGACGATTCACGCGGCGCGCATCGGGCCGTGGAAGCTGGTGAAGAATCTGCCGACGGAGCCGTTTGAGCTATACAACGTCGCGGACGATCCGATGGAGGCGCACGACATGAGCAGTTCGGCGAAGAAGGAGCTGAACGATCTGTCGCGCCGGCTGCGGTCTCAGATTCAGGCGGGGGGCTCGGTGCCGTGGCAGAAGCCGGGCGGACCGGCGGAGCGACCTCAGAGAAAATGA
- a CDS encoding sulfatase-like hydrolase/transferase — translation MGRVLLIVLLLASFAWARQPNIVFILADDLGYECLSCDGGGPYKTPTLDNLAATGVRFTNVHAQPLCTPSRVQLMTGRYNSRNYISFGELKPTEKTFGNMLKDAGYVTGVVGKWQLGGGYEGPGHFGFDEYCLWQLNRRPNRYPNPGFEIDGKQVDFKNGEYGPDIVNKYALDFIERHKDKPFFLYYPMMLVHAPFDPTPESKDWDPTFRRGDKAEKSNDAIGGKHNERHLVEMVSHTDKMVANVLAKLDELGLRDNTLVIFTGDNGTTAGVHSTLDGKPYIGGKGSSHDNGTRVPLIANWPGHVTSGFVCEDLVDFSDMLPTFAEVSGAATPAGVEMDGQSFWPQLSGKQGRPRQWVYSWYHPKLGNFKNAEWARTVEFKLYSDGRMFNVIKDPHEGKPLSDTDLNKKQIELRDELRGVIDRFARKD, via the coding sequence ATGGGTCGGGTGCTGTTGATCGTGTTGCTGCTGGCGTCGTTCGCATGGGCGCGTCAGCCGAATATCGTTTTCATTCTGGCGGACGATCTGGGGTACGAATGTTTGAGTTGCGACGGCGGCGGGCCGTACAAGACGCCGACGCTCGACAACCTGGCGGCGACCGGGGTGCGCTTCACGAACGTGCATGCGCAGCCGCTGTGCACGCCCAGCCGCGTGCAACTCATGACCGGCCGGTACAACAGCCGCAACTACATCAGCTTCGGCGAGCTGAAGCCGACGGAAAAGACCTTCGGCAACATGCTCAAGGACGCCGGCTACGTCACGGGCGTCGTCGGCAAATGGCAGCTCGGCGGGGGCTACGAAGGGCCGGGGCATTTCGGGTTTGATGAGTATTGCCTGTGGCAACTGAACCGCCGGCCCAACCGCTATCCGAACCCCGGCTTCGAGATCGACGGCAAGCAGGTCGATTTCAAAAACGGCGAATACGGCCCGGACATCGTGAACAAATACGCGCTCGATTTCATCGAACGCCACAAGGACAAGCCGTTCTTTCTGTATTACCCGATGATGCTCGTGCATGCGCCGTTCGACCCGACGCCCGAATCGAAGGATTGGGACCCGACCTTCCGCCGGGGCGACAAGGCGGAGAAGTCGAATGACGCTATCGGCGGCAAACACAATGAGCGACACCTCGTCGAGATGGTCAGCCACACCGACAAGATGGTCGCCAACGTGCTCGCGAAGCTCGACGAACTGGGCCTGCGCGACAATACGCTGGTGATCTTCACGGGTGACAACGGGACGACGGCGGGCGTGCACTCGACGCTCGACGGCAAGCCGTACATCGGCGGCAAGGGCTCGTCGCATGACAACGGGACGCGCGTGCCGTTGATCGCCAACTGGCCGGGTCATGTTACGAGCGGCTTCGTCTGCGAAGACCTCGTCGATTTCTCCGACATGCTGCCGACGTTCGCGGAGGTCAGCGGCGCGGCGACGCCGGCGGGGGTCGAGATGGATGGGCAAAGTTTCTGGCCGCAGCTCTCCGGCAAGCAGGGGCGCCCGCGGCAGTGGGTGTACAGTTGGTACCACCCGAAGCTGGGCAATTTCAAGAACGCCGAGTGGGCCCGCACCGTCGAGTTCAAGTTGTACAGCGACGGGCGGATGTTCAACGTGATCAAAGACCCGCACGAGGGCAAGCCGCTGTCGGACACGGACCTCAACAAGAAGCAGATCGAGCTGCGCGATGAGCTTCGCGGGGTCATCGACCGTTTCGCCCGCAAGGATTGA